GAACGCTAAAAAGAAAATTACGTCTTAATCTTTCTTGTTTCACTTTTTTTTAGAATTAATCATTTTTTGTATTCTCTTCCAGCTGATTGTATGGTTTAGAGACGTgcgtacacatgcacgcactaaTTCTTTCTTTGCAAAAAACACAGGACCTTTAGATGCGCTGTGATTTAGCTAGCCAGTCAAAAAAGCAACCGATCCCACCCCACGTTGATTTTGAGATGGATTCATGGGTTCATATGGTAAAAATCCTGAACTGAAAGCGCTAGCTCCTGAAAGTGTCAGGAACATGCAATGTCAGTGAGTCAGTCATCCAGGTGCAACGTGCTGGGTTAAACATTTGCCAAATCTTCCGAAATCCAAAGCGATCGATCGGCACCACCGCAGCAAGATCGCATCAAGCTGCAAGTGCAGTATGTCACGAGTTGTACAGTAGGCAGGTGAATATTTGGAAGTGTGGGAAGGGCGTCTGCTTGCGAGCTGACTTTAGTCCAAGAAGATGCAACTACTATGACCGACTAACACTGGCTCTAACGAGACACGAGATTCCATTCCAAAGCccactagtgcagcgcctaagCTGTAGGCGCTACACTGTACAGCGTAGCGCCTAGCTGTTAGGCGTTGCACACTAACTTAGCAATTTTTAAGCAGTTCGAAGCgcgacgctggccaggcgtgtaatGCCTGTCAGTCAGGCGCTGCATAGTGTAGTGTGACGCCTGTCTGTCAGGCGCTATACAACAGGGTCAGTCGGGTGAAATTTTTCCGTCAACAGTTCATTTTGTGAATtcttttcattcatagattaaatTTGTCGTTTTTGCCGGCGATCTTGGCGGACAAGAAAGGGGTCGTGTCAGGCCAGCGGCTGGGCCTGGCATGGCCGGCTGGGCACGCGCGGAGACCCGGTCAACGTGGAAGGCACGCGTGCATGCGAATCGAGCAGGCAGCAGCACTGCTCGTCCTCGGTCGAGGCCGAGGCGAAGTAGGCCAAAACGGTTGCGGGCCTTGGAGGGACGACATGGGGAGCCGACGAGGACCTCCGGCGACGCTGATGCCGGCGGCGCGAGCGCACGCCAAAAATGGATAAGTCCAGGGTGAGGGATCTCGACAGCAGCGGCACGGCCATGGCATCGGTGTCGGGGCTCCTGTTAGAGAAAGAGGGAAAGGGATATATGAGCTGAGGAAGGAAAAACAGGGAAGGGAGAGGGACGAGGCAAGGCAGGGATGGCATGGACCTGGGTGGTCGCCCTTGTCGGTGGttgccagctgctgctgctgctccggcaaGGAGGTGGAGGTGCACGGAAGGCTCGGGGAAGGGGAGGCCTAGCCGCGcccgcgtgagtaggcgttcggaGGTGGACGGCGGCCTGTGCTCGCCGGCGTCGGAGGACGACGCTACGGCACAGCCGCGGCAGAGCAGCGACGGAGCTGGAGGCCTGCGCGCGGGATCGGGCGATGTGCGTGGTCGGTGTTGGGGAAGGAGGAGGCGCACCGGAGGGGGTCGAGGGGTGAGGGAGGAGTGGGGATCGGGCAGAGGGGGTCGGCGCGCCTCTCTCTCCTGTGTGTGGTGATGGCGCGAGGGAGGAGATGGGATCGAGCGAGAGAAGGGAACGCTGGCtcccggcggctagggttagaaTTAGGTGGGCCTAGGGGCAAATGGGCCTAGGTGCAGTAGTTGGGAGGCCCAGCTGGCTGATgggctttcttctctctctcttactCTTTTCATAACAGAAAAAACGGAAcccctaaaaaaacagaaaaaagggaagAAATGAAAAGGTTAGAGAAAGGgtttgggcacggggataattttcccgaactcacaaaaatgtgcttgttgcGAGAAAATAGGAATGTCCAtgattgcaagatttaaattcaaactcatttgaatttaattcaaatggtttgaaggacacggtttaggagtggccaaaatgttgagatttttggtggagctctggaaagtgatgaaagaatttatgggcaaagtTGAGGTCAAGGATTTAGATACAAATGCATGGGATTCAtctgcaagtgtgttatggttaattcctaAACAAGGGggtatttattatagctccctaatatattgggaggatatgttttaaagagaatttcaccatgtgaatttccctcgatttaaatggatcgaagacccatacaatttatttagttgagtttctAAAAAGGGgtgcaagaagacatgatgcaatgcacatgatgcaatgatgaacacaacaaaccaacaaatcacacgacgaaactcggaatccatggaaggcatctggagcgccggtctcggggcatcatagatgattctccacttcactctgaaattctttgaacttttcaaacatttaagacttgtgtttcattaagtagatatacccatatctgctcaaatcatctgtgaaggtcagaaaataacgatacccgccacgagcctcaacacttatcggaccgcatacatcggtatgtattatttccaataagtcagtggatcgttccattgttccggagaacggagtcttagtcatcttgcccatgaggcatggttcgcaagcatgaaatgattcataatcaagtgattccaaaagtccatccgcatggagttcttcatgcgctttacaccaatatgacctaaatgacagtgctacaagtatgttgaactattattatcaactttgcatcttttggcatcaatattatgaatatgtgtatcactatggtcgagattcaataaaccatttatattaagtgtatgaccatagaaggttttattcatgtaaacagaataacaattattctttgacttaaatgaataaccgcattgcaataaacatgatccaatcatattcatgctcaacgcaaacaccaaataacatttattttaggttcaacactaatcccggaggtaaaaggagtgtgcgatggtgatattatcaaccttggaatcatttccaacacacatcgtcaacttgcccttaactagtctctactcattttgcaactcctgttttgggTTACTAATctgagcaactgaaccggtatcaagtaccctggggttactatgaacactagtaaagtacacatcaataacatgtatat
The window above is part of the Triticum aestivum cultivar Chinese Spring chromosome 2A, IWGSC CS RefSeq v2.1, whole genome shotgun sequence genome. Proteins encoded here:
- the LOC123191636 gene encoding serine/arginine repetitive matrix protein 1-like produces the protein MAVLSTEAWDAGHATIPPHSLKLVVSAGRPLSMASRLSDCDRPMAGLTAGGGLAEDRGFFPFSIRFSAMVMERTELRSDGERKLRGSVFSVMKRPPGASVPFSRSIPSPPSRHHHTQEREARRPPLPDPHSSLTPRPPPVRLLLPQHRPRTSPDPARRPPAPSLLCRGCAVASSSDAGEHRPPSTSERLLTRARLGLPFPEPSVHLHLLAGAAAAAGNHRQGRPPRSPDTDAMAVPLLSRSLTLDLSIFGVRSRRRHQRRRRSSSAPHVVPPRPATVLAYFASASTEDEQCCCLLDSHARVPSTLTGSPRVPSRPCQAQPLA